From Penicillium digitatum chromosome 5, complete sequence, one genomic window encodes:
- a CDS encoding ATPase GET3 gives MSSAVVHGDDLDMEPTLQSVLNQHTLRWIFVGGKGGVGKTTTSCSLAIQLAKVRKSVLLISTDPAHNLSDAFGQKFGKEARLIDGYSNLSAMEIDPNGSIQDLLATGDGQGEDPMAGLGMGNMMQDLAFSIPGVDEAMSFAEVLKQVKSLSYEVIVFDTAPTGHTLRFLQFPTVLEKALAKLSQLSTQFGPMLNSILGARGGLPGGQNMDELLQKMESLRETISEVNTQFKNPDMTTFVCVCIAEFLSLYETERMIQELTSYNIDTHSIVVNQLLFPKDGSGCEQCTARRKMQKKYLDQIEELYEDFNVVRMPMLVEEVRGKEKLEKFSEMLVIPYVPPQ, from the exons ATGTCCTCCGCCGTGGTACATGGCGATGACCTTGACATGGAGCCTACGCTCCAGTCAGTTCTCAACCAACACACTCTCCGTTGGATCTTCGTCGGAGGCAAAGGAGGTGTGGGGAAGACCACCACCTCGTGCTCGCTGGCCATCCAGCTAGCTAAAGTCCGCAAATCTGTCCTCCTCATTTCAACCGACCCCGCGCACAACCTGAGCGATGCCTTCGGTCAAAAGTTCGGAAAGGAGGCCCGCCTGATCGATGGCTATTCAAACCTGAGCGCGATGGAGATCGACCCCAACGGGAGCATCCAGGATCTGCTCGCAACCGGAGACGGTCAGGGCGAAGATCCCATGGCGGGATTGGGCATGGGAAATATGATGCAGGATCTTGCCTTCAGC ATTCCCGGTGTTGACGAAGCCATGTCCTTCGCCGAAGTCCTGAAGCAGGTCAAGTCGCTTTCCTACGAAGTCATCGTGTTCGATACCGCGCCGACCGGCCACACCCTTCGATTCCTCCAATTCCCTACTGTGCTCGAGAAGGCCCTAGCCAAGCTCTCCCAGCTCTCCACCCAGTTCGGTCCGATGCTTAACTCGATTCTGGGCGCTCGTGGTGGTCTACCTGGAGGTCAGAATATGGATGAGTTGCTGCAGAAGATGGAGTCGTTGCGCGAGACTATCAGCGAGGTCAACACGCAATTCAAGAACCCAGACATGACCACCTTTGTCTGTGTCTGCATTGCAGAGTTCTTGTCGCTCTACGAGACTGAACGTATGATCCAGGAATTGACCAGCTACAACATCGATACCCACTCAATCGTTGTCAACCAGTTGCTGTTCCCCAAAGATGGAAGCGGTTGCGAACAGTGCACTGCCCGGAGAAAGATGCAGAAGAAATACCTTGATCAGATCGAGGAACTCTATGAGGATTTCAATGTGGTCCGCATGCCAATGCTCGTTGAGGAAGTGCGCGGGAAGGAGAAGTTGGAGAAGTTCAGTGAGATGTTGGTGATCCCATATGTGCCTCCTCAGTAA
- a CDS encoding Eukaryotic translation initiation factor 3 subunit EifCe, putative codes for MADNAPPTAENLLSGAAAHSPKTAEDITSQHDLLPRLIPYLDRHLVFPLLEFSATGDEEDKEITRAKYELLKHTNMTDYVANLWQEINDSDTIPEEFVKKREEVLAKLQHYQDQSEKISELLQDEEVVGNLRSDKAANLRFLEEQHGVTNEMVNSLHDYGRFQYSCGSYGNAAELLYQFRVLSTDNDKVAAATWGKLASEILTTNWEGAMEEVQKVKDSIETRLFNNPLAQLTNRSWLIHWSLFPFFNHDPARDVLTDLFFSPAYINTIQTSCPWILRYLAAAVITNRSRPQKHSGVYQKQLKDLIRVVRQEDYEYTDPVTDFVKALYVDFDFEEAQKKLGEAEDVLRSDFFLVSAADAFVDAARHLISESYCKIHQRIDIKDLSTRLGLNQDEGEKWIVNLIRDTRVDAKIDYKEGTVIMNHPPQSVYQQVIEKTKGAFFRTQVLSAAVAK; via the exons ATGGCAGACAACGCCCCCCCTACCGCTGAGAATCTGCTCAGCGGCGCTGCTGCTCACTCACCCAAGACCGCCGAGGATATCACCTCCCAGCATGATTTGCTGCCCCGACTCATCCCGTACCTTGACCGTCACCTGGTCTTCCCCCTGCTCGAATTCAGCGCTACCGGCGATGAGGAGGACAAGGAAATCACCCGGGCGAAGTACGAGCTCCTGAAGCACACCAACATGACCGACTACGTCGCCAACTTGTGGCAGGAGATCAACGATTCCGACACCATTCCCGAAGAGTTTGTGAAGAAGCGCGAGGAGGTTCTGGCCAAGCTACAACACTACCAGGATCAGAGCGAAAAGATCTCCGAATTGTTGCAAGATGAGGAGGTTGTGGGTAACCTGCGAAGCGACAAGGCCGCCAACTTGCGGTTCCTCGAGGAGCAGCACGGTGTCACCAACGAGATGGTTAACTCTCTCCACGACTACGGACGCTTCCAGTACAGCTGCGGCAGCTACGGAAACGCTGCTGAGCTGCTCTACCAGTTCCGTGTTCTGTCTACCGACAACGACAAGGTTGCCGCCGCCACATGGGGTAAGCTCGCATCAGAGATCTTGACCACCAACTGGGAGGGTGCTATGGAGGAGGTTCAGAAGGTTAAGGACTCAATTGAGACTCGCCTGTTCAACAACCCCCTGGCTCAGCTCACCAACCGCTCTTGGCTTATTCACTGGTCGCTGTTCCCCTTCTTCAACCACGACCCCGCCCGTGACGTCCTCACCgacctcttcttctctcccgcCTACATCAACACCATCCAGACCAGCTGCCCTTGGATTTTGCGGTACCTCGCCGCCGCTGTCATCACCAATCGTAGCCGCCCCCAGAAGCACTCCGGTGTCTACCAGAAGCAATTGAAGGATCTGATCCGCGTTGTGCGCCAGGAGGACTACGAGTACACCGACCCCGTCACCGATTTCGTTAAGGCCCTTTACGTCGATTTCGATTTCGAGGAAGCACAGAAGAAGCTCGGCGAGGCCGAAGATGTGCTGCGCAGCGATTTCTtccttgtctcggctgccGACGCTTTCGTCGACGCTGCCCGCCATCTCATTTCCGAGAGCTACTGCAAGATCCACCAGCGTATTGACATCAA GGACCTTTCTACTCGCCTCGGTCTGAACCAGGATGAGGGTGAGAAGTGGATTGTCAACCTTATCCGCGACACCCGGGTTGACGCCAAGATCGATTACAAGGAGGGCACTGTTATCATGAATCACCCCCCTCAGTCGGTCTACCAGCAAGTCATCGAGAAGACCAAGGGTGCCTTCTTCCGCACACAAGTCTTGAGCGCTGCTGTTGCAAAATAA
- a CDS encoding transcription factor RfeG, protein MSPVQQYWLPGYGLSRHVVLGHIQYFLGPSATVRPFVYQGRDGYLINGVPLTREQIDDLAVMSREYEMQEATRMAHNISGSSTSSTSSDNSATQPEPYINELIPISQPGTRRRA, encoded by the exons ATGTCCCCTGTCCAGCAATACTGGCTTCCGGGGTACGGGCTATCCCGACACGTTGTCCTAGGTCATATCCAATACTTTCTTGGGCCAAGTGCAACGGTTAGACCCTTTGTCTATCAG GGACGCGATGGTTACCTCATCAATGGCGTGCCACTCACACGG GAGCAAATCGATGATCTCGCAGTTATGTCCCGAGAGTACGAGATGCAGGAAGCTACTCGAATGGCCCACAACATCAGCGGCTCCTCGACTTCTAGCACCAGCAGCGACAATTCGGCCACTCAGCCTGAGCCCTACATCAATGAACTCATCCCCATTAGTCAACCTGGCACGCGCAGACGTGCATAA